From Tripterygium wilfordii isolate XIE 37 chromosome 16, ASM1340144v1, whole genome shotgun sequence, one genomic window encodes:
- the LOC119980537 gene encoding 60S ribosomal protein L23a gives MSPAKVDSTKNAGPKAQAVKAAKTLKSGPTFKKKAKKIRTKVTFHRPRTLKKDRNPKYPRISAAPRNKLDQYQILKYPLTTESAMKKIEDNNTLVFIVDIRADKKKIKDAVKKMYDIQSKKVNTLIRPDGTKKAYVRLTPDYDALDVANKIGII, from the exons ATGTCTCCAGCTAAAG TTGACAGTACAAAAAATGCCGGTCCCAAGGCACAAGCTGTGAAGGCTGCCAAGACTCTGAAATCGGGACCAACATTTAAGAAAAAAGCTAAGAAGATCAGGACCAAGGTCACATTTCACAGGCCAAGGACACTGAAGAAGGATAGGAACCCTAAATATCCACGTATTAGTGCAGCACCCAGGAATAAGTTGGACCAGTATCAAATTCTCAAGTATCCTCTGACTACTGAGTCTGCAATGAAGAAGATTGAGGACAACAACACCTTGGTTTTTATCGTTGATATCCGTgctgacaaaaagaaaataaaagatgcCGTGAAGAAGATGTATGATATCCAGTCAAAGAAAGTGAATACTTTGATCAG GCCTGATGGAACCAAGAAGGCATATGTTCGTCTGACTCCTGATTATGATGCCTTGGATGTGGCCAACAAGATTGGTATCATCTAA
- the LOC119981335 gene encoding psbP-like protein 1, chloroplastic, whose protein sequence is MASLQSSPSIHRTLFFNSSPQLGLRKHGTFPCYRRGIRAEQTAASTSHSHDRSGRRQFIAVGVIAPLFSLVNHTSLSFAAETSKGFLSFTDKYDGYSFLYPFGWQEVIIEGEDKVYKDVIEPLESVSINLVPTSKEDIRDFGSPQQVAETLVKNVLAPSSQKTKLIEASEHDVDGIAYYTFEFIAQAPNYTRHALSTICVGNGKFYTLTTGANERRWEKMKDRLHTVVNSFKLFNA, encoded by the exons ATGGCGTCTCTTCAAAGCTCGCCTTCAATTCACCGTACATTGTTCTTCAATTCTTCCCCTCAG TTAGGGTTGCGTAAGCATGGCACGTTCCCTTGCTATAGACGAGGCATTCGGGCTGAGCAAACTGCAGCTTCGACTTCTCATTCTCATG ATAGATCTGGAAGACGCCAATTTATTGCTGTTGGGGTCATCGCCCCATTGTTTTCATTGGTTAATCATACTTCCTTATCAT TTGCTGCAGAAACCAGCAAGGGATTTCTATCATTCACCGACAAGTACGATGGATACTCTTTTCTCTATCCTTTTGGATGGCAG GAAGTGATTATCGAAGGTGAAGATAAGGTCTATAAAGATGTCATTGAGCCATTAGAAAGTGTCAGCATAAACTTGGTCCCAACCAGTAAAGAGGACATTAGAGACTTTGGATCTCCACAACAG GTTGCTGAAACCTTAGTTAAAAATGTTTTGGCGCCTTCTTCCCAGAAAACAAAACTAATCGAGGCATCAGAG CATGATGTTGATGGAATTGCTTATTACACATTTGAGTTCATTGCTCAGGCTCCAAACTATACTCGTCATGCCCTTAGTACAATCTGCGTTGGCAATG GCAAGTTTTACACATTAACGACGGGGGCCAATGAGAGGAGATGGGAGAAGATGAAAGATAGATTGCATACTGTTGTTAATTCATTCAAGCTTTTCAATGCCTGA